In the genome of Chlamydia sp., the window CAATAAGGGAGATGTAGGTCGGTATGGGAATGACGAGTGATTCGATTGCAAATTTATTGACACGGATTCGAAATGCTTTAATGGCAGAGCATTTGTATATTGATATCGAGCACAGTAAGATGCTTGAGGCGATTGTGAGAATTCTCAAGCAACACGGGTTTGTTGCACATTTTTTAGTAAAAGAGGAAAATCGCAAAAGACTTATGAGGGTTTTCTTGCGATACGGGGAAGATCGCAGACCTGTGATTCATGCTCTTAAGCGTGTATCTAAGCCTTCTAGAAGGGTCTATGTTTCTGCTGCAAAAATTCCTTATGTTTTCGGAAATATGGGTATTGCCGTTCTTTCGACTCCTGAAGGAGTTTTAGAAGGCTCTGTAGCTAGAGCTAAGAATGTTGGCGGCGAGTTGCTTTGTTTAGTTTGGTAGCAAGTTAAAAGATTAGGACGGTAACGAATGTCTCGTAAAGCTCGAGACCCTATTGTACTTCCTCAAGGCGTAGAGGTCTCTATTCAAAATAATGAAATCTCCGTGAATGGGCCTAAAGGGGCTTTGACACAGGTATTGGCTAAAGAAGTTGAGATTGCTGTTAAAGGTAATGAGGTGTTTGTTTCTCCTGCGGCTCATGTGACGGATAGACCTGGTCGTATGCAAGGGCTTTATTGGGCTTTAATAGCAAATATGGTCAAAGGTGTCCATCTTGGATTTGAGAAGCGTTTGGAAATGATTGGAGTCGGCTTCAGAGCTGCAGTGCAAGGTGCCTTTTTAGATTTATCAATCGGGGTTTCTCACCTTACAAAAATGCCGATTCCGGCAGGATTAGAAGTCTCTGTTGAGAAAAATACTTTAATCTCCATCAAAGGTATCAATAAGCAATTGGTTGGAGAATTTGCGGCTTGTGTTCGTGCAAAACGCCCTCCAGAGCCCTACAAAGGCAAAGGAATTCGTTACGAAAACGAATATGTGCGTCGTAAGGCTGGGAAAGCAGCGAAAACTGGTAAAAAATAGAGGGTAAAGTAGAGTCGAACTATGGAAAGTTCTTTATGTAAGAAAACTTTGGGGAAAACTCGCAGAGCTTTAAGAGTACGAAAAGCTTTAAAAGGGTGTGCTTTAAAGCCTAGATTATCCGTTGTAAAGACAAATAAACATATTTATGTACAGCTGATTAATGATGTTGAAGGAAAGACTTTAGCATCTATTTCGACTTTAGCTAAGGCTTCAAAAACTTCCGGATTAGCAAAGAAAAATCAGGATAATGCCAAGGCTTTAGGGATAAAAATTGCTGAATTAGGGAAATGCCTTCAGATAGATCGGATTGTTTTCGATCGAGGAGCTCATAAGTATCATGGTGTAGTGGCTATGGTTGCTGATGGCGCTAGAGAGGGTGGATTACAGTTTTAATGAAGGTTTAGATAATGACGCTATCAAGAAATTCTCATAAGGAAGATCAGCTGGAAGAGAAGGTTCTCGTCGTCAACCGTTGTTGTAAGGTTGTTAAAGGAGGCCGTAAGTTTAGTTTTTCTGCGCTTATTCTAGTAGGCGATAGAAAAGGGCGTTTAGGCTTCGGGTTTGCGAAAGCTAATGAATTGACCGACGCTATTCGTAAAGGCGGGGATGCTGCTCGAAAAAATCTTGTCTCTATCAATTCTCTTGAGGGAGGATCTATTCCTCATGAGGTTCTTGTTAACCATGATGGAGCAGAACTTTTATTGAAACCTGCTAAGCCAGGAACCGGAATCGTTGCAGGATCTCGTATTCGTTTAATTTTAGAGATGGCCGGGGTGAAAGACATTGTAGCAAAGAGCTTGGGATCTAATAATCCTATGAATCAGGTAAAAGCTGCTTTTAAAGCTCTCCTGACACTCTCTTGTAAAGATGATATTATGAAAAGGAGAGCCGTTACTAATGATTAAGTTAGAGTATTTACAAGATCCTTCGCCTCGTAAGCGAAGAACTAAGCTCTTGGGTAGAGGCCCATCTTCTGGCCATGGAAAAACAAGTGGTCGGGGACATAAAGGGGATGGTAGCCGATCTGGATATAAGAGACGTTTTGGATATGAAGGCGGTGGCGTTCCTTTGTATAGAAGAGTGCCTACGAGAGGGTTTTCTCATAAACGTTTTGATAAACTTGTTGAAGAAATCGCAACACAACGCTTGAATGAGATTTTTGAAAACGGTGAAGAAGTATCTCTAGAAATTTTAAAACAGAAAAAAGTGATTCACAGAGAAACTTCTCGCGTTAAAGTGATCCTTAGAGGAGCTTTAGATAAGAAATTAATCTGGAAAGATGCTGCAATAGTGCTGTCAGAAGGGGTAAAAAGTCTTATCGAGGCTGTTTAACTAAAGCTTTTAGGTAAAGTTTATGGCTACATTGCGACAAGTGTTTTCGATTTCTGAGCTGAGACAAAAAATATTTTTTACGTTTTCTTTGCTTGCGCTATGTAGGATCGGAGTATTTATTCCCGTTCCAGGAATTAACGGAGAGCGTGCTGTAGCCTATTTTAATCAGTTATTAGGATCCAGCCAGAATCTGTTTCAGTTGGCGGATATTTTTTCCGGAGGGGCTTTTGCTCAAATGACGGTGATAGCTCTTGGAGTTGTTCCGTATATCTCAGCTTCTATTATCGTACAGCTGCTGGTGGTTTTTATGCCCACTTTGCAGAGGGAAATGCGAGAAGCTCCTGATCAAGGGAAGCGGAAGTTAGGTAGAATGACAAGATTGTTCACACTGGTGTTGGCTTGTGTGCAATCTTTGCTTTTTGCGAAGTTCGCTTTACGAATGAATTTTGTTGTTCCTGGAATAGTTCTTCCTGCGGTGTTGTCTTTAAAATTGTTTGGCGCCCCTTGGGTATTTTATTTGACAACTGTTGTCGTAATGACAACAGGGACTCTTTTGCTCATGTGGGTTGGAGAACAGATATCCGATAAGGGGGTTGGTAATGGGATTAGTTTGATCATTACCTTGGGAATATTAGCTTCATTCCCTTCTGTTTTGGGATCTATTTTCAATAAGCTAAATTTGGGATCTCAGGATCCTTCTGAATTTGGAATTATTTCTCTTTTGATTCTTTGCGCGGTTTTCGTCTTCGTTTTGGTCGCAACTGTGTTAATTATTGAAGGAGTTAGAAAAGTTCCCGTTCAGCATGCACGTAGAATTATCGGACGAAGAGAGGTTTTGGGTGGAGGATCTTATCTTCCATTGAAAGTGAATTATGCCGGAGTGATTCCAGTTATTTTTGCTTCTTCACTACTCATGTTTCCTGCTACGATTAGCCAATTTCTTTCTTCAGAGTCTTCTTGGCTGAAACGTATAGCTAATATGCTGTCTCCTGGTAGCGTATTTTACTCCATTTTTTATGTGCTGCTCATTATATTCTTCACTTATTTTTGGACTGCTACACAGTTTCGCCCAGAACAAATAGCTTCCGAAATGAAGAAAAATGGAGCGTTTATTCCTGGTATTAGACAAGGGAAACCAACTCAAACCTATCTCGAATACACGATGAATAGGGTGACTTTGTTGGGCGCTATGTTTTTAGCTGTTGTAGCTATACTACCTTCTATTTTGGGAAGGATTTTAAGAGTTGACGCAAACGTCAGTTATTTTTTGGGTGGAACTGCTATGCTTATCGTAGTCGGAGTTATTTTAGATACGATGAAGCAAGTAGACGCTTTCCTTTTAGTCCGGCGTTATGACGGGGTTTTAAAGAAGGACCGCTCCAAAGGAAGACGTTGAAAAATAACAATTTTTGACCTAAGATGCTTATACTACTTTAAGGGAGGCCCTTCGTATGCCACGCATCATTGGAATAGATATTCCCGCGAAAAAAAAATTAAAAATAAGTCTTACATATATTTATGGAATAGGGCCAGCTCTTTCTAAAGAGATCATTGCTAAGTTGCAGTTGAATCCCGAGGCTAGAGCTGCAGAATTGACTGAAGAAGAAGTCGGTCGATTGAACGCTCTTTTGCAGTCGGATTACGTTGTTGAGGGAGATTTGCGCCGTCGTGTGCAATCTGATATCAAACGTTTAATTACGATCCATGCTTATCGTGGACAAAGACATAGACTTTCTTTGCCTGTTCGTGGCCAGAGAACGAAAACAAATTCTCGCACGCGTAAAGGTAAACGTAAAACTGTTGCAGGTAAGAAGAAATAATAATTTTTAGGAGAGAGTGTTTTGGTTAAAAATCAAGCGCAAAAAAAAGGCGTAAAAAGAAAGCAAGTAAAAAACATTCCTTCGGGCGTTGTCCATGTTAAGGCTACTTTTAATAATACAATTGTGACCATAACGGACCCTGCTGGTAATGTAATTTCGTGGGCTTCTGCAGGGAAAGTTGGTTACTCCGGATCTCGAAAATCTTCTGCATTTGCCGCGACTGTTGCGGCTCAAGACGCAGCTAAAACGGCTATGAGCTCTGGTTTGAAAGAGGTTGAAGTAAGCTTAAAAGGAACAGGGGCTGGAAGAGAGTCTGCTGTACGGGCATTGATTTCTTCTGGGCTTATTGTTTCTGTTATCCGAGATGAAACTCCCGTCCCACATAACGGGTGTCGGCCAAGAAAACGACGAAGAGTATAGTATAGCTAAGGAGTTTGGGATGTCGGATAGTTCGCATAATTTACTTTATAATAAATTTGAGTTGCCAAAATCAGTAAAAATGTCTCCCATTGAAGGAGCCTCAGGTGGCGTAGATAAAGTAGCTCGGTTTGTTGCAGATCCCTTGGAGAAGGGAATGGGGCACACATTGGGGAGCGCTTTGAGACGGGCTCTGCTAATCGGCTTGGAAGCTCCTGCTATTGTTTCCTTTTCTATGACAGGGGTTTTGCATGAATATATGGCGGTAGAGGGAATTATTGAAGATGTTACCAATATCGTTTTGAATTTGAAAGGTGCTTTGCTTAAAAAATACCCTCTGCAAGATTGTGAAGGGGGAAGATCTTCTCAAAAATTGAGAGCTACAATCTCTATTGATGCTTCTGATTTAGCTGCTGCCGGAGGTCAAAGGGCTGTTACTTTAGAAGACTTGTTGCAGGAAGGGGCGTTTGAGGCTGTAAATCCAGATCACGTCATTTTTACGGTAACGCGTCCCATGCAGCTTGAAGTAATGTTGCGGGTTGCTTTTGGTAGAGGATATACTCCTTCTGAAAGAATTGTTCTTCAAGAAAAAGAGATCAATGAGATTGTTTTAGACGCGGCATTTTCTCCTGTTGTTTTGGTAAATTATTTTGTTGAAGATACCCGTGTTGGACAAGATACAGATTTTGATCGTTTAGTATTACAAGTAGAAACTGATGGGCGTGTGGCTCCTAAAGAGGCTGTGGCTTTTGCTACACAGATCTTGAGCAAACATTTTTCAGTGTTTGAAAGAATGGACGAGAAAAGGATCGTTTTTGAAGAAGCCATATCGGTAGAAAAAGAGAACAAAGACGATATTCTTCACAAATTAGTTTTGGGCATTAATGAGATCGAACTTTCAGTAAGATCTACAAATTGTTTGTCTAATGCTAATATTGAGACGATTGGGGAGCTAGTAATTATGCCAGAACCTCGTCTGT includes:
- the rpsM gene encoding 30S ribosomal protein S13 — protein: MPRIIGIDIPAKKKLKISLTYIYGIGPALSKEIIAKLQLNPEARAAELTEEEVGRLNALLQSDYVVEGDLRRRVQSDIKRLITIHAYRGQRHRLSLPVRGQRTKTNSRTRKGKRKTVAGKKK
- a CDS encoding DNA-directed RNA polymerase subunit alpha; the encoded protein is MSDSSHNLLYNKFELPKSVKMSPIEGASGGVDKVARFVADPLEKGMGHTLGSALRRALLIGLEAPAIVSFSMTGVLHEYMAVEGIIEDVTNIVLNLKGALLKKYPLQDCEGGRSSQKLRATISIDASDLAAAGGQRAVTLEDLLQEGAFEAVNPDHVIFTVTRPMQLEVMLRVAFGRGYTPSERIVLQEKEINEIVLDAAFSPVVLVNYFVEDTRVGQDTDFDRLVLQVETDGRVAPKEAVAFATQILSKHFSVFERMDEKRIVFEEAISVEKENKDDILHKLVLGINEIELSVRSTNCLSNANIETIGELVIMPEPRLLQFRNFGKKSLCEIKNKLKEMKLELGMDLSQFGVGLDNVKEKMKWYAEKIRSSKNAKG
- the rplR gene encoding 50S ribosomal protein L18 produces the protein MESSLCKKTLGKTRRALRVRKALKGCALKPRLSVVKTNKHIYVQLINDVEGKTLASISTLAKASKTSGLAKKNQDNAKALGIKIAELGKCLQIDRIVFDRGAHKYHGVVAMVADGAREGGLQF
- the rpsH gene encoding 30S ribosomal protein S8; the encoded protein is MGMTSDSIANLLTRIRNALMAEHLYIDIEHSKMLEAIVRILKQHGFVAHFLVKEENRKRLMRVFLRYGEDRRPVIHALKRVSKPSRRVYVSAAKIPYVFGNMGIAVLSTPEGVLEGSVARAKNVGGELLCLVW
- the rpsK gene encoding 30S ribosomal protein S11, giving the protein MVKNQAQKKGVKRKQVKNIPSGVVHVKATFNNTIVTITDPAGNVISWASAGKVGYSGSRKSSAFAATVAAQDAAKTAMSSGLKEVEVSLKGTGAGRESAVRALISSGLIVSVIRDETPVPHNGCRPRKRRRV
- the rpsE gene encoding 30S ribosomal protein S5; this encodes MTLSRNSHKEDQLEEKVLVVNRCCKVVKGGRKFSFSALILVGDRKGRLGFGFAKANELTDAIRKGGDAARKNLVSINSLEGGSIPHEVLVNHDGAELLLKPAKPGTGIVAGSRIRLILEMAGVKDIVAKSLGSNNPMNQVKAAFKALLTLSCKDDIMKRRAVTND
- the secY gene encoding preprotein translocase subunit SecY, which codes for MATLRQVFSISELRQKIFFTFSLLALCRIGVFIPVPGINGERAVAYFNQLLGSSQNLFQLADIFSGGAFAQMTVIALGVVPYISASIIVQLLVVFMPTLQREMREAPDQGKRKLGRMTRLFTLVLACVQSLLFAKFALRMNFVVPGIVLPAVLSLKLFGAPWVFYLTTVVVMTTGTLLLMWVGEQISDKGVGNGISLIITLGILASFPSVLGSIFNKLNLGSQDPSEFGIISLLILCAVFVFVLVATVLIIEGVRKVPVQHARRIIGRREVLGGGSYLPLKVNYAGVIPVIFASSLLMFPATISQFLSSESSWLKRIANMLSPGSVFYSIFYVLLIIFFTYFWTATQFRPEQIASEMKKNGAFIPGIRQGKPTQTYLEYTMNRVTLLGAMFLAVVAILPSILGRILRVDANVSYFLGGTAMLIVVGVILDTMKQVDAFLLVRRYDGVLKKDRSKGRR
- the rplF gene encoding 50S ribosomal protein L6, which translates into the protein MSRKARDPIVLPQGVEVSIQNNEISVNGPKGALTQVLAKEVEIAVKGNEVFVSPAAHVTDRPGRMQGLYWALIANMVKGVHLGFEKRLEMIGVGFRAAVQGAFLDLSIGVSHLTKMPIPAGLEVSVEKNTLISIKGINKQLVGEFAACVRAKRPPEPYKGKGIRYENEYVRRKAGKAAKTGKK
- the rplO gene encoding 50S ribosomal protein L15 is translated as MIKLEYLQDPSPRKRRTKLLGRGPSSGHGKTSGRGHKGDGSRSGYKRRFGYEGGGVPLYRRVPTRGFSHKRFDKLVEEIATQRLNEIFENGEEVSLEILKQKKVIHRETSRVKVILRGALDKKLIWKDAAIVLSEGVKSLIEAV